Proteins found in one Dryobates pubescens isolate bDryPub1 chromosome 1, bDryPub1.pri, whole genome shotgun sequence genomic segment:
- the LOC104299171 gene encoding LOW QUALITY PROTEIN: leucine-rich repeat-containing protein 34-like (The sequence of the model RefSeq protein was modified relative to this genomic sequence to represent the inferred CDS: inserted 1 base in 1 codon; substituted 1 base at 1 genomic stop codon) produces MMLARSDERHPIGNADYQLALTKRVDRPPALNPEREGSKCLWGWLVQWITVKIAGNNCLVPVQRVTDDDLQVLASVLHDSAFGTGLDLRCNVLTDAGAKLVATFLQENSNLCYLNLMLNDIGASGAELIATALRGNETLRYLSMTGNKIGNKGGIXFASMLQINSALEKLDLGDCDVEETTVHIALMLKTNTSLVELHLCKREMKNFGVERLCEALYENSSLRYLDLGCNKISHDGVKFLGELLKWNQTLEILDLGANRIEDAGAIYLREALAWYNRTLXALSVVNNGLSGKGVVALSDAMKTDRELSCIYIWGNKLDEATCVAFSELIQTGCLKPNCTDVDPYKADGHVHLAELSHGLQKHYYWTPSSGEETNKDANASLAIAAVTEYL; encoded by the exons GAGAAGGCTCGAAGTGCCTGTGGGGATGGCTTGTGCAGTGGATCACAGTGAAAATAGCTGGAAATAATTGTCTTGTGCCTGTGCAGAGAGTTACAGATGATGATCTTCAAGTCCTTGCCTCTGTCTTACACGATTCTGCGTTTGGCACAGGTTTGGATCTTAGGTGTAACGTATTGACTGATGCTGGAGCAAAGCTTGTGGCAACATTCCTCCAGGAAAACTCCAATCTGTGCTACCTTAACCTGATGCTTAATGATATTGGTGCAAGTGGAGCAGAGCTGATAGCAACAGCGCTCCGTGGGAATGAAACTCTTAGGTATTTGAGCATGACTGGAAACAAAATAGGAAACAAAGGTGGGA TCTTTGCTTCAATGCTGCAAATCAATTCAGCCTTAGAGAAGCTGGATCTTGGAGACTGTGATGTGGAAGAGACCACAGTTCACATAGCTCTGATGTTGAAAACCAACACTTCTCTTGTGGAGCTACACTTGTGCAAGCGTGAAATGAAAAACTTTGGTGTAGAGCGACTGTGTGAGGCACTGTATGAAAACTCCAGCCTGAGATACCTTGATCTTGGCTGTAATAAAATCAGCCATGATGGTGTAAAGTTTCTGGGAGAACTACTAAAATGGAACCAGACCCTGGAAATCCTAGACCTTGGTGCAAACAGAATAGAAGATGCTGGAGCCATCTACCTGCGTGAAGCATTGGCTTGGTACAACAGGACTCTTTGAGCATTGTCAGTGGTAAACAATGGTCTAAGTGGCAAAGGAGTGGTGGCTCTTTCAGATGCAATGAAAACAGACAGGGAGCTTTCCTGTATTTACATCTGGGGGAACAAACTGGATGAAGCCACCTGTGTGGCATTTTCAGAATTGATTCAGACAGGCTGCCTGAAACCTAATTGTACAGACGTGGACCCGTACAAGGCCGATGGGCACGTTCAccttgcagagctctcccacggCCTTCAGAAGCATTACTACTGGACACCAAGCTCGGGGGAGGAGACAAACAAAGATGCTAATGCCAGTCTGGCAATTGCAGCTGTTACAGAGTACCTGTGA